From Cucumis melo cultivar AY chromosome 1, USDA_Cmelo_AY_1.0, whole genome shotgun sequence, a single genomic window includes:
- the LOC103499851 gene encoding uncharacterized protein LOC103499851, translated as MVLDSVLSSPHRRSPSFRKSFPNELGSWSTLMQRHRFLLTALVLLTFLCTIYLYFAVTLGSSSSCFGLTGTQKAQCQLELAKTSIAKGKLKIL; from the coding sequence ATGGTTCTTGACAGCGTCCTTTCTTCTCCTCACAGGAGGTCCCCGTCATTCCGAAAGTCCTTTCCGAATGAGTTGGGCAGTTGGTCGACTCTCATGCAACGACATCGCTTCCTCCTGACAGCACTTGTCCTCTTGACTTTTCTTTGCACAATTTACCTTTACTTTGCTGTCACCTTAGGCTCTTCCTCCTCTTGCTTTGGACTAACTGGGACTCAAAAAGCTCAGTGTCAACTGGAGCTTGCAAAGACTTCCATCGCTAAAGGGAAATTGAAAA
- the LOC103499850 gene encoding uncharacterized protein LOC103499850, which produces MWAASCLASCCAACACDACRTVVSSISRRSARIAYCGLFALSLIVSWILREVAAPLLEKIPWINTFHETPSRDWFQTDAVLRVSLGNFLFFTILSVMMVGVKTQRDPRDNIHHGGWMVKVICWFLLVVLMFFIPNEIITFYESISKFGSGLFLLVQVVLLLDFVHRWNDTWVGYDEQFWYIALFVVSLFCYVTTFVSSGLLFHWFTPAGHDCGLNTFFIVMTLIFAFVFTVVALHPAIGGSVLPASVISLYCMYLCYSGLASEPRDYECNGLHKHSKAVSTGTLALGLLTTVLSVVYSAVRAGSSTTLLSPPSSPRAGKPLLPLEKSDEHEEKEKSKPVTYSYSFFHIIFSLASMYSAMLLTGWTTSIGGSGKLVDVGWASVWVRIVTGWATAALFIWSLIAPVLFPDRDF; this is translated from the exons ATGTGGGCAGCTTCTTGCCTTGCGTCGTGCTGTGCAGCATGCGCATGTGATGCATGCCGCACGGTTGTTTCCAGTATTAGCCGAAGGTCTGCAAGGATTGCATACTGTGGCCTCTTCGCTCTCTCCTTGATTGTTTCTTGGATTCTCAGAGAGGTCGCTGCTCCCCTTCTGGAGAAAATCCCTT GGATTAATACTTTCCATGAAACACCTAGCCGAGATTGGTTTCAAACTGATGCAGTATTGCGAGTTAGCTTGGGAAATTTTCTCTTCTTCACCATTCTATCTGTAATGATGGTTGGTGTAAAAACTCAAAGGGATCCCCGGGATAATATTCACCATGGTGGATGGATGGTGAAGGTTATTTGTTGGTTCCTTCTGGTGGTACtaatgtttttcattcccaATGAGATTATTACCTTTTATG AGTCTATATCAAAATTTGGCTCAGGATTGTTTCTTCTCGTTCAAGTTGTTCTTTTGCTGGATTTTGTTCATAGATGGAATGACACATGGGTTGGATATGACGAGCAGTTTTG GTACATTGCCTTATTTGTTGTTTCACTTTTCTGTTATGTGACAACATTTGTCTCGTCTGGACTTCTCTTCCATTGGTTCACACCGGCAGGACATGATTGTGGGCTCAACACCTTCTTTATTGTGATGACCCTAATTTTTGCATTTGTTTTCACAGTTGTTGCACTGCACCCTGCA ATTGGTGGCAGTGTTTTACCTGCATCGGTCATATCGCTATACTGCATGTATCTCTGTTATAGTGGACTTGCTAGCGAACCAAGAGACTATGAATGCAATGGTCTCCACAAACATTCCAAAGCTGTTTCCACAGGCACTCTTGCCTTGGGTCTTCTCACGACTGTTCTATCGGTAGTCTATTCTGCTGTTCGTGCTGGTTCTTCTACAACCTTGCTTTCCCCTCCAAGTTCACCCCGTGCAG GAAAGCCATTGCTTCCACTGGAGAAATCAGATGAGCacgaggaaaaagaaaagtcaaagCCAGTTACATATTCATATTCATTTTTCCATATCATCTTCTCTCTTGCTAGTATGTACTCAGCGATGCTCCTGACTGGATGGACCACCTCTATTGGCGGAAGCGGCAAATTGGTTGATGTCGGCTGGGCATCCGTGTGGGTTCGTATTGTGACTGGTTGGGCTACTGCAGCATTGTTCATCTGGTCTTTGATTGCCCCTGTTCTGTTCCCAGATCGGGACTTCTGA
- the LOC103499849 gene encoding 26S proteasome regulatory subunit 7: protein MAPDPEDEIKDEKNPRPLDEDDIALLKTYGLGPYSTYIKKVEKEIKDMAKKVNDLCGIKESDTGLAAPSQWDLVSDKQMMQEEQPLQVARCTKIINPNSEDAKYVINVKQIAKFVVGLGDKVSPTDIEEGMRVGVDRNKYQIQIPLPPKIDPSVTMMTVEEKPDVTYNDVGGCKEQIEKMREVVELPMLHPEKFVKLGIDPPKGVLCYGPPGTGKTLLARAVANRTDACFIRVIGSELVQKYVGEGARMVRELFQMARSKKACIVFFDEVDAIGGARFDDGVGGDNEVQRTMLEIVNQLDGFDARGNIKVLMATNRPDTLDPALLRPGRLDRKVEFGLPDLESRTQIFKIHTRTMNCERDIRFELLARLCPNSTGADIRSVCTEAGMYAIRARRKTVTEKDFLDAVNKVIKGYQKFSATPKYMVYN from the exons ATGGCGCCCGACCCCGAGGATGAGATCAAGGACGAGAAAAATCCCCGCCCCCTCGATGAGGACGATATCGCTCTTCTTAAGACCTAT GGGTTGGGACCTTATTCTACCTACATCAAGAAGGTAGAGAAAGAAATCAAGGATATGGCAAAGAAGGTCAATGATTTATGTG GCATTAAGGAGTCTGATACGGGTTTAGCAGCTCCAAGCCAGTGGGATCTTGTATCTGATAAGCAAATGATGCAAGAAGAGCAGCCCCTTCAG GTGGCAAGATGCACAAAGATCATCAATCCAAATTCTGAAGATGCGAAATATGTTATTAATGTTAAGCAAATTGCCAAG TTTGTTGTTGGACTCGGCGACAAAGTTTCTCCAACAGATATTGAAGAAGGCATGCGTGTAGG TGTTGACAGAAATAAATATCAGATTCAAATTCCCTTACCTCCCAAAATTGATCCAAGTGTGACCATGATGACGGTAGAAGAAAAACCTGATGTCACCTACAACGATGTTGGTGGATGTAAGGAGCAAATAGAGAAAATGAGAGAG GTTGTTGAGTTACCTATGCTTCATCCTGAGAAATTTGTAAAGCTTGGAATTGATCCTCCAAAAGGAGTTCTTTGCTATGGTCCTCCTGGAACGGGCAAAACTCTTCTAGCTCGAGCTGTAGCTAACAGAACAGATGCCTGCTTTATTCGTGTTATTGGGAGTGAACTTGTTCAAAAATACGTTGGTGAGGGGGCTCGGATGGTCAGGGAACTATTTCAG ATGGCACGCTCCAAAAAGGCTTGCATAGTGTTTTTCGATGAAGTTGATGCCATAGGAGGTGCTCGTTTTGATGATGGTGTTGGTGGTGACAATGAGGTCCAACGTACTATGCTTGAAATTGTGAATCAACTAGATGGATTTGACGCACGTGGAAACATCAAAGTTCTGATGGCAACAAATAG GCCTGATACACTTGATCCAGCTCTGTTACGACCTGGAAGGCTTGACCGTAAGGTTGAGTTTGGGCTTCCTGATTTGGAGAGTAGGACACAGATCTTTAAAATCCATACAAGGACCATGAATTGTGAGAGGGACATCCGGTTTGAACTCTTGGCTAGGCTTTGCCCGAATTCTACAG GGGCCGATATCAGGAGTGTCTGCACAGAAGCTGGAATGTATGCCATCCGAGCTCGAAGGAAGACCGTGACAGAGAAGGACTTCCTTGACGCAGTGAACAAGGTGATAAAAGGATATCAAAAGTTCAGTGCAACCCCCAAGTATATGGTCTACAATTAA
- the LOC103499848 gene encoding uncharacterized protein LOC103499848, translating to MARNEEKAQSMLNRFIALKAEEKKKPKERRPYLASECRDLAEADKWRQQIMREIGRKVAEIQNEGLGEHRLRDLNDEINKLIREKSHWERRIIELGGPNYTKHSAKMTDLEGNIVDVPNPSGRGPGYRYFGAAKKLPGVRELFEKPPELRKRRTRYDIYKRIDASYYGYRDDEDGVLERVEGPSEERMRAEAVEEWQRMEEIRKEAKRAVKSGEVASVVNVAAKEVLFEEEEEVVEEERKREREMKENLDKEREFVVHVPLPDEKEIEKMVLEKKKMELLSKYASDMLLEEQSEAKSMLNIQR from the coding sequence ATGGCTCGAAATGAGGAGAAAGCACAGTCTATGCTGAATCGTTTTATAGCCTTAAAAGCTGAGGAGAAGAAGAAACCCAAGGAACGTCGACCTTACCTTGCCTCTGAATGTCGTGACCTTGCAGAAGCTGATAAATGGCGTCAACAGATCATGCGTGAAATTGGTCGCAAGGTTGCAGAGATCCAAAACGAAGGCCTTGGTGAGCACCGTTTGCGTGATCTCAATGATGAGATCAACAAGCTCATCAGAGAGAAGTCACATTGGGAGCGTCGTATAATTGAGCTTGGTGGCCCCAATTATACCAAACACTCGGCCAAAATGACTGATTTAGAGGGGAATATTGTTGATGTACCAAACCCCAGTGGTCGTGGTCCTGGATATCGGTATTTTGGTGCTGCAAAGAAGTTACCAGGTGTTAGGGAATTGTTTGAGAAGCCACCTGAACTGCGGAAGCGCAGGACTCGTTATGACATATACAAGAGGATTGATGCAAGCTACTATGGCTACAGGGACGACGAGGATGGGGTTTTGGAAAGAGTGGAAGGTCCAAGTGAAGAGCGTATGAGAGCTGAGGCAGTTGAAGAGTGGCAAAGAATGGAAGAGATAAGGAAAGAAGCAAAGAGGGCAGTAAAGAGTGGGGAGGTAGCCAGCGTGGTGAATGTTGCAGCAAAGGAGGTACTAtttgaagaagaggaagaggttGTTGAAGAAGAGAGGAAAAGAGAGAGGGAAATGAAGGAGAATTTGGACAAGGAGAGGGAATTTGTGGTGCATGTGCCATTACCTGATGAAAAGGAGATTGAGAAGATGGttttggagaagaagaagatggaacTGTTGAGTAAGTATGCGAGTGATATGCTTTTAGAGGAACAGAGTGAAGCCAAGTCCATGCTCAATATACAAAGATAA
- the LOC103504176 gene encoding shikimate O-hydroxycinnamoyltransferase, producing MIITVKDSTMVTPAEETPHRSLWNSNVDLVVPSMHTPSVYFYRPTGASNFFDVEVLKEGLSKALVPFYPMAGRLRRDEDGRIEIYCNAEGVLLVEAETTAVIDDFGDFAPTLQLRQLIPAVDYSGGIESYPLLVLQVTYFKCGGVSLGVGMQHHVADGFSGLHFVNTWSDMSRGLDLKLQPYIDRSLLRARDPPQPAFRHIEYQPAPAMKNPVQADPEGTTVSIFKFTREQLNLLKAKSKENGNTINYSSYEMLSGHVWRCTCKARELPDDQDTKLYIATDGRARLRPPLPNGYFGNVIFTATPLAVAGELMSNPTWFAAGKIHDALTRMDNDYLRSALDYLEIQPNISALVRGAHTFRCPNLGITSWVRLPIHDADFGWGRPIFMGPGGIAYEGLSFIIPSASDDGSLSVAISLQNRHMKVFEKLFFDI from the exons ATGATCATCACCGTCAAGGATTCGACTATGGTGACTCCGGCGGAGGAGACGCCGCATCGGAGTCTCTGGAATTCCAACGTCGACCTCGTGGTTCCGAGTATGCATACCCCGAGCGTCTACTTCTACCGACCTACCGGCGCTTCTAATTTCTTCGACGTCGAAGTTCTCAAGGAAGGTCTAAGCAAGGCGCTGGTTCCGTTTTATCCAATGGCTGGACGGTTGAGACGCGATGAAGACGGTCGAATCGAGATCTATTGTAATGCAGAAGGTGTGCTTCTTGTTGAGGCTGAGACCACGGCGGTTATTGACGATTTTGGTGATTTTGCACCGACGTTGCAGCTTCGGCAGCTTATTCCGGCCGTCGATTACTCCGGTGGAATTGAATCGTATCCTTTGCTGGTGTTGCAG GTGACGTACTTCAAATGCGGGGGTGTTTCGCTCGGCGTTGGAATGCAACATCATGTGGCAGACGGATTCTCCGGTCTTCACTTCGTCAACACGTGGTCCGACATGTCGCGTGGCCTCGACCTCAAGCTACAACCTTACATCGACCGGAGCCTCCTCCGCGCACGCGACCCACCTCAACCGGCTTTTCGACATATCGAATACCAACCAGCACCAGCCATGAAAAACCCGGTCCAAGCCGACCCGGAAGGAACCACCGTCTCCATTTTCAAATTCACCCGGGAACAGCTTAATCTACTCAAAGCCAAATCCAAAGAAAACGGCAACACCATCAACTACAGCTCCTACGAGATGCTCTCCGGCCACGTATGGCGATGCACGTGCAAGGCGCGTGAACTCCCGGACGATCAAGACACTAAGCTATATATCGCCACCGACGGCCGTGCCCGATTACGCCCGCCCCTACCCAACGGCTACTTCGGCAATGTCATCTTCACAGCGACGCCGCTCGCCGTCGCCGGCGAACTAATGTCGAATCCGACGTGGTTCGCCGCCGGTAAGATCCACGACGCCTTGACTCGGATGGACAACGATTATTTGAGATCGGCTTTGGATTATCTCGAGATTCAGCCGAATATATCGGCGTTGGTCCGTGGTGCTCATACATTCCGATGCCCTAATTTGGGAATCACAAGCTGGGTCCGGCTGCCGATTCACGACGCCGATTTTGGGTGGGGCCGGCCTATTTTTATGGGCCCCGGCGGAATCGCATATGAGGGATTGTCGTTTATAATCCCGAGTGCTTCCGACGATGGCAGCTTGTCGGTGGCGATTTCACTGCAGAATCGACATATGAAGGTGTTTGAGAAGCTGTTCTTTGATATTTGA